In one Bacteroidota bacterium genomic region, the following are encoded:
- the mreC gene encoding rod shape-determining protein MreC, translating to MRSLIRLIVRFHAFLIFIVFEIFSFILVVEYNQPHKSIFLNSSNIVSGNIFNSYNSFIEYLSLKQANFELAEENALLYRSYKPEILISEAFEEKTITTNEMQYRYIPAKVINNTINKKYNYLTLNKGKSDSIKPEMAVFSPSGVVGIVQNVSSKFSSVISLLNPNMRLSAKIKKNGYFGSINWDGTDFKIVSLNEIPSHVIVNEGDTIVTSGYSAIFPENLLIGTVSEVENEKTSNFHSIKVRLLASFKNLSYVYIIENKLFTEQRELENLSTND from the coding sequence GTGAGGAGTTTAATAAGGTTAATAGTAAGATTTCATGCTTTTCTAATTTTTATTGTTTTTGAAATATTTTCCTTTATTTTAGTAGTTGAATACAACCAGCCTCACAAATCTATTTTCTTAAATTCGAGCAATATTGTCAGCGGAAATATTTTTAATTCATATAATTCCTTCATCGAATATCTTTCGTTAAAACAAGCAAATTTTGAACTTGCAGAAGAAAATGCACTACTGTACAGAAGCTACAAACCCGAAATTCTTATTAGCGAGGCATTTGAAGAAAAAACGATAACTACCAATGAGATGCAATATCGCTACATTCCTGCAAAAGTGATAAACAATACCATAAATAAAAAATACAATTATTTGACTTTAAATAAGGGAAAAAGTGATTCGATAAAACCAGAGATGGCAGTTTTTTCTCCTTCAGGAGTAGTAGGAATCGTCCAAAATGTATCTTCAAAATTCTCATCAGTAATTTCACTCTTAAACCCAAATATGAGATTGAGTGCAAAAATTAAGAAAAATGGATATTTTGGTTCTATTAATTGGGACGGAACCGATTTTAAAATCGTTTCTTTAAACGAAATTCCTTCGCACGTTATAGTAAATGAAGGAGACACTATTGTTACAAGCGGATATTCTGCAATATTTCCAGAGAATTTACTAATTGGAACTGTTTCCGAAGTAGAAAACGAAAAAACAAGTAATTTTCATTCTATCAAAGTTAGACTTTTGGCAAGTTTTAAAAATCTTTCTTATGTATATATTATCGAAAACAAACTATTTACAGAACAACGAGAATTAGAGAATCTATCGACAAATGATTAA
- the mreD gene encoding rod shape-determining protein MreD, with translation MINIISRNIFRFIFLILLQVLILNNMNFSGFVNPYLYILFVLLLPFETPRWFLIFTSFLLGLSIDIFSDSLGMHAFASVSIAFLRPYVLNFISPRDGYEPGTFPRIFYFGFLWFAKYSIIIIFVHHFFYFLIEAFSFQGFDFTMIKVFLSSIFTFIVVILSQYLIFRK, from the coding sequence ATGATTAATATTATTTCAAGAAATATATTTCGCTTTATTTTTTTGATACTGTTGCAGGTTTTGATCCTTAACAATATGAACTTCAGCGGATTTGTAAATCCATATCTATATATTTTGTTTGTTTTGCTTTTGCCATTTGAAACTCCACGATGGTTTCTGATTTTCACGAGTTTTCTCTTAGGCTTATCAATCGATATTTTTTCCGACTCGCTCGGGATGCACGCATTTGCAAGTGTTTCAATTGCTTTTTTGAGGCCTTATGTGCTCAATTTTATTTCTCCACGTGATGGATACGAGCCCGGCACTTTCCCAAGAATTTTTTATTTTGGATTTTTATGGTTTGCAAAATACTCGATAATAATCATATTTGTGCACCACTTTTTCTATTTTCTTATAGAAGCATTTAGTTTTCAAGGATTTGATTTTACAATGATAAAGGTATTTTTGAGTTCAATATTCACTTTTATAGTTGTAATACTATCGCAATATTTGATTTTCAGAAAATAG
- a CDS encoding energy transducer TonB: protein MEIRNYFKKHKRGILGTSVFHLIILIFVIIFGFTTPLPMPEEEGFLINFGTSDVGEGFVEPKKNETVQPVPKKANTAQSSNTKSEKEIVTQDMEESVSVENSIKKEKKEEKNDPIEKTEKTENEETVKEEPEEKNEEVVEKPREVNKQALFKGKGDNNSTSGEGEKKGLGNQGKPDGDINSKNREGSGLGNSGNKWSLNGRKLIGSLPKPIDTSQKEGIVVVEIKVDKTGKVISANAGVKGSTTLDKHLCRVAKEAALKAKFNKNSNANYVQTGTITYHFVLE from the coding sequence ATGGAAATCAGAAATTATTTTAAAAAACATAAAAGAGGGATACTAGGCACTTCAGTATTCCATCTGATAATTTTAATTTTTGTAATAATATTCGGCTTTACCACTCCGCTACCTATGCCGGAGGAAGAAGGATTTTTAATTAATTTTGGCACCAGTGATGTTGGTGAAGGTTTTGTTGAACCAAAAAAAAATGAGACTGTTCAGCCTGTGCCAAAAAAAGCAAATACTGCCCAATCATCGAACACAAAATCGGAAAAGGAAATTGTTACGCAAGATATGGAAGAGAGCGTATCTGTTGAAAATTCGATAAAAAAAGAAAAAAAGGAAGAGAAAAACGACCCTATTGAAAAAACTGAAAAAACTGAAAACGAGGAAACAGTAAAAGAAGAGCCAGAAGAAAAAAATGAAGAAGTTGTTGAAAAACCAAGAGAGGTAAATAAGCAGGCATTATTTAAAGGAAAAGGTGATAATAATTCGACATCAGGCGAAGGAGAAAAAAAAGGATTAGGTAACCAGGGGAAACCTGATGGAGATATAAATAGCAAAAATCGTGAAGGCTCGGGGTTGGGCAATAGCGGAAACAAATGGAGCTTAAATGGCAGAAAACTTATTGGAAGTCTTCCGAAACCAATTGATACAAGCCAGAAAGAGGGAATTGTGGTAGTTGAAATAAAAGTTGACAAAACAGGAAAAGTAATATCTGCAAATGCAGGAGTTAAAGGTTCGACTACTCTCGACAAACATTTGTGTAGAGTTGCAAAAGAAGCGGCTCTAAAGGCAAAATTCAATAAAAATTCCAATGCCAATTATGTTCAAACAGGTACTATTACCTATCATTTTGTATTGGAATAA
- a CDS encoding biopolymer transporter ExbD, whose protein sequence is MALRSRNKVSASFSMSSMTDIVFLLLIFFMVTSTLIHPNALKLLLPKSNNQTAAKPNLAVSIDKDYNIFLYNPSSGNQEQYNINSLESVLQERLGLGSDIYISLHVEKTVPIEEVVKVMNIAKRNKYKMVLATSP, encoded by the coding sequence ATGGCTTTACGTTCAAGAAATAAAGTAAGTGCAAGTTTTAGTATGTCTTCAATGACAGATATAGTTTTTTTATTACTTATATTTTTTATGGTAACTTCAACTTTGATTCATCCAAATGCCTTAAAGTTGTTATTGCCAAAAAGTAATAATCAAACCGCTGCAAAACCAAACCTTGCGGTTTCAATTGATAAAGATTATAACATTTTTTTGTATAATCCTTCATCAGGAAATCAGGAGCAATACAATATTAATTCGCTTGAATCTGTTCTTCAAGAGAGATTAGGTTTAGGATCAGATATATACATTTCGTTACATGTAGAAAAAACCGTTCCAATTGAAGAAGTTGTGAAAGTTATGAATATTGCAAAAAGAAATAAATACAAGATGGTATTGGCTACTAGTCCCTAA